Sequence from the Hemibagrus wyckioides isolate EC202008001 linkage group LG28, SWU_Hwy_1.0, whole genome shotgun sequence genome:
gttcccccacaccaaactcactcatccatgtctttatggaccttgctttgtgcactagtgtgcagtcatgttggaacaggaaggggtcatccccaaactgttcccacaaagttgggagcatgaaattgtctaaaatgtcttggtatgctgaagcactaagagttcctttcactggaactaaggggccgagcccaacccctcaaaaacaccacctgaatacagtgatttggaggggtgtcccaaaacttttggcaatataatgtatatagtaTGGAATGTGTAATACCTCACACTGTACCACTCCATGACTGCACACACAACCAGCATTCTGTATGCACATGACAAGAAACCTGAAAGTCTAGGTTaaacattaaatctaactaAAAACTGATAAGTACAGTACGACACATTGGGGTATGATTTATAGgtaaataatcaactttggCTCAGTGACAGTGACTCATTGTCATTGTGTCTGGCAGAAGCATATCACCCTGTTGTAGATTATTGTCCTATATCAGTATGATTTATGTTttgttctttatatatatatactctatatGTATTGTTATAAATCTGGTAGTTAAATGGTTACTATAATTCAGATTATTACAAGCATTTGTgtacatattaatatatatatatttttaaaaaaacatgtttatcttgtatatccatccatccatacctgGTGTTCTactttttgcattatttttgctGCACCAATTGATCATCCTCTTTCCAGATCATCCTATGTTCCACACAATCCAGCAGATTGTAAAAGAAAATAACCAGGCATACACTGTATAATCAATCAGTTTCtttttgaccatttttgttttgtgcctTTGTGGCGTCTTGGTcatcagttttttgttttttttaataactatCATAATAActaagtgaaaaaaaagaggTGGGTGACGGAACAACTGTGAACAGGACTTTCCACAATactaaatatacactatattgccaaaggttttgggacacccctctaaatcatggtctcggccccttagttccattgaaaggaaatcttaatgcttcagcttcataccaagacattttggccaattttatgctcccaactttgtgggaacagtttggggatgaccccttcctgttccaacatgactggacaccggtgcacaaagcaaggtccataaaagacatggatgagggagttcgATGTGGacgaacttgactggcctgcacagagtcctgacctcaaccccatagaacacctttgggatgaattagagtggacagccagaccttctcgtccaacatcagtgcctcacaaatgcgcttctagaggaacgttcaaaaattcccattaacacactcctgaaccttgtggaaagccttcccagaagcactgaagctgttatagctgtaaaggttggaccaactccatattacattcatgtgcatgtaaaggcagatgtcccaaaacttttggcaatacagtgtatctAAGCAGCCTGTTTGTTTAATCAATAAAAACAGCGTAATTGATGTAATACAAAATGTTGTAGTGTATGAGAAATTCAACACTCCATAACTACGTACTGAAATTCAAGCTTTGTGTATAATGCATTATAGTGaagatttatttgtattattttcagTGGGGGAGGAAAGAGAAGGCAGATCccacagacatttttttttttttatttgcgcCATGGGACTGGACTTGAACAGTGCAATTCTTTACAACATTTACTAAGTGACAAATTCCAGCCACTAGTACAGATaactatacatttatatttatatttatatatatattacagtggGTTtggttgatttgtttttttctctaaatCAAAAAAGTGTTCCTTCATCATTTTGCCATTTGAATGAAAAGACCTACGTCATTAGGCATCGCAGAACCTCAGAAAATACTCGCTACGTATTCGTACCTTTTTCTACGTTTAGTCGTTACTGATAAGTGACATGGTGCATTCCACGAGAGAAGGAAaaacgaagaaaaaaaaataaatctaaatgaaaataaatggcaCTAGTATTTCAAGGAACACAGTAAAACCATACATGTACACCTAGGAAACATTTCtgatagaaaaatgaaaaaagtatttgtttttttttgtgagggTTTAATGTGTAATGCTATTCTGCATGTTCCAATTCAGAGAACTTTTACTCGGGTCTGAACAATTCACTGGTTTGAACCCTGAACTTTCTTAACATCCCCAACATCATTCTCTCCCTGAGTTTAACACTGTTATTAACATGCCAAGTTTAGAAGTGATTTCTATTGTCATTTTCATACAGCCCATTTCATTTATTACCACAGTTTTAGTGAACTAGCCTACTAATCGGCTGACGTGACATTTCCGACCGTTTTTAAAGGTGCCGTTTGTGATGTTTAGTGACAATCATATAATTCTATATTATATGGAGGGGATTGCAAACTACTCCATTCAAATACACGATCCTCCTTCGTCTATGTTAAACTGTCTAAGCATTAACGGTGGCGATTTGGAATCCACTAAATGGACAAGAGCATGTTAAGAACAGTATTGCAACAAGGAAGAACACCACAACGTTGCTCAAGTACCCTTTAGTAACCCACACCGACGTGCACTCTTTTCCTCCATTAAGGGCAGAAGAAACAAGGACAACGGATTGTGCAGCTTCTTCGTTCACACAATGACGAGCTCCTACAACCGACGCGAAGATTTTTCCCCACATTAATAACTGGCCTCGGATCAGTTTTAAAATGACGTCAATCTCTTCAGTGACTCCTCGCAGACGtacaaaaaggaaataaaataaacgacAAACTCTACATTCAAGTTCAGaccacagagtaaacaaaccgCACATTTTCTCCCTTTCACCCTCGGTTTGGTCTCGGATTTCCCTCAAATTTTACAACAGCTTAGAGTGCACAAAATAAATCATACAAAATtagatttcttttctgtttttttaaatactgtagcagcatcatcatcatcatcatcatcatcttttatACGGCAAGCTTCTGGGTGGAGCATGAGACCTTGGAGTCACTGGCTTCAAGGGCAGACGAGAGATTGTCCTCTAAAGAATATCGGTGTTTTGGTTTTAGTTCGAAGAGGGCTTAAAATCTGTGTCCGTACCATGACACACAGACTATTACAGAGTTATGAATATAACGCAAGTTCTTTTTGAGATGAAACAGCTTTTCACGTCAGGGTTACTTTAGTCACAGTGCCCTCTGGTGGAGGTTTTCGCCGTTAGGATCGCTTCCATCGGCGAGAAAGGAGATCGGTCAAGTTCAGCTCCTCGCCTGTGTgcgagtaaaaaaaaacaacaacaacaaaacaatctgCACCCTCTTTCACTTTTTCAGACTCCGTTAAGTCATCGATCCGTTCCCTGACAGTTTTTGCTCGCCCACCACCTCGCAGGGGCTTCAGCGCACGACAACCCATGAATCCTCACTAACCAGTGTGGGTGTTGCATCTCTGCCAAAAACAGCAGGTGACTCTCATGGCACCTACATAAGGGGGCCTGGGAAGCCCACAGGGTGGGAATCTGATTAAGACGCTCAGCTCGAGGCTGTGGCGATGGGCTTTTTGAGCTGCTGAGAGCGAAGTTCCCTTGTTCGGCTCTCCAGCAGCAGGTCGTGGCACGAGTTGCACACCAGCACCGGATCGTAAAGCTGCTGATCGGGGATGGGCAACTTCAGGTGGCAGCAGTCTTTACAGAACACGTTTCCACAGTTCCTGTtgacacacacatcattatagTTAATGTCCGAATGGTTGCATAAGACAGTTTTTATTAAATGATaaccattataatcatcatcataatgtCCATCTGCAGCAAACAAAATTAGCGTTGACAACTTCTACTTGAAAAGAAATGACACTGAGAAGACTTCAAGTGTAAAGAACGGTAAAATCCAGGTTACGTTAATTCATTGTTGCCAGGTCTCTACTTTTATATCACTCGGCATCTTTCACTGTGTTCTGTACCTACAAATAATGTTTTTTGAGATCATATAAATTTAACAATTTAATTACACTAATCGAAAGTCATAGTCCTGGATATATTTTCAGTATCTGGTATGTTTCAGAATAAGTAAGATATCAAAACTAGAAAATAACTCATGAGCTATATATCCTGGGTTAAAGCATAATTTCATTACCATCAGACGTTAATTTAAAGCACAGTGTGGTGCATCTTACCTGCAGTGATGGCGTCTCTTAGCAATCCAGAACTCACTGTCGCAGCTGAAGCAATGTGAGGCCATATGGTCTGGAACCCATCTGGTAACCTGTGGGTCGGAAAGAGATTTGAGATCCTAATATAGCAATAGACGCATTTAACTTACTCAATACAAGTCCACATGGCTGAAATATGACTAAAACAAGTCCTCTGAGTCAGACTAATGCTTATACAGCACAGAAATGatcctttattttcttcttacACACTTTCTGGATCTCACTACTGCTTTAATCCTTTTCTTCTCCATTAAATCACATTCGGATACGCCCAAAATCATTCCAAAATTTGGGTACGGGAAATTCGCTATGGTAAATTCAAAGAGAGCAAATTTAAATTTCAGAGAGACTCACCTCGGTATCTTTTCTCTCCACTCGATCCCAGCTGCCCTCGCTGAGGCGGTCTTCGCTGTGGGCTGAGAGAGAGTCCTCTTCGTCACCATCATCTGACTCTCGGAGGCATGTCTGTAATGAAACAAGGAGATTGGAGAGCTTAGTGCGTCAACAGTCAAAAACAATATCAAGCCCTTTTCCAGGAACCGAGGCGTCACTCACAATGTCGTCCTCGTAATAGATGTCCGGCTCAGATGGTGGTGAGCTGTTTTGCCTGCTCTCCAGTTTCATCTGCAGCTGCTTGACCTGCCGCCGCAGCACCTCCACTTCCTGCTTGTAGCTAGCCTCGATCTGGCGTAGACGCTGCTGCACGGCATCCAGAGGCACCGGCAGGCCGTCATCGTCCACACAGTGAACTGAAGGCGGAATTTGCCGGAGCGATGGTCCCATGGCTGACGAAAAGGATGAAGACGTGTACAGTGCAGCGTTTTTCACCGCTGACATCCAACCAGGCTGGACCGGACTGCTCAGATTTCGTGGCACTTCTCTGTACCCTCCGTTGGTACTACTAGACTGGGCACGGAGGAGTTTCTTAACACTCTGAGTCCACTTTTCATCATTTGTAGCCAGGGCCGAGACCTTTTGAACAGAATGTAGGTCAGCCACAGTACCATACTCATCCTTTATAGTTTCAGTGGAGTCCTCCAAGTGGACAAGCGTAGTGAGTTTTTTGATCTCTAAAAGCTCCCCAGCGGTAGGTGAAGGGAAGTCGGGCGTCTCATTGATGCTCTCTTCCTTCTCTATGCCATTTGAGATGGGTGTGTTAGGGGGATCCTCAGTAGTAGTGAATGTGCAAGTGGTATGATCAGTCCTAGCATGTACTTCCTGTGGTGATGGCGGAAGCGTAGGGCTGGTGTTTTGGAGCAAAGTTTGGTGTAAAACAGGTGGGACTTGTGACAGGGGAGAACCGGGCTCTAACGTTAAGGGATGAGGCAAGGATGGCAAAGGCTGTGTGGTGAGACATCGTTCTGGCCTGTTATTCACACAACTGTCCTGATAAGACTcggaggaggagggtgagggTGGGGTCTCCTCACATGTACCCACGTCCTGGTCATCACTAGACGATTTGGTGTCAGAGGTAAACTCTGTGTTGTCTGTAAAACTGCCACCCTGGCCCATCATTGGCTCCAGAGGGGGCCTTCCCTCTTGGCAGTGCTTGTTGAGGTTAGGATCACTGGAGGTGCGTGTGAGGGCTACGCCATTCTCGAAAGGGCACACCAAGTTGTCCATCGAACGCGTCTTAGGTAGCCTGTAATAAAATACCACAGCCTTGTAATTTCCATATGCAGGTATACTCTTGAATTcacatataaaataattttctaaTATTGTgatttactgttttatttatgttctgCTACCACAGCTGTCCAGAAGAGGGCAGATTCTCCTCACACTCAGTATCCTGTTTCAGCTCTTTGACCAGAGCGACTACTGTACTGACCTGTCGAGTGAGCGCAAGGTGAGCTCCTCTCCCTGAGACGAGGGGCTCAGGTAGATTTCCATAGTGTCCTCGGCTGCGGTGCATGGGGACGAGGTGGGCAGATACACAGCGGTCCACAACTGCAATGCTCGCGTGTGACACACTGGCTGCAAGATCTGTCGCGGGGTTAGAGGTTACAAAAAGCCCATCTTAGTCCAGATTTTTGTccattaaaactttaaaaagtaCACACGCTTTCCTAATAATCTTCTTAAAGCTTTCAGTCAGCCCCATTAACAACACTGTGCGAATACACTAACACGCTTCagataattataattatttaattactcAAAAATCAAAGTATGCAATAAATCAGCAATTAAATAGCTCGTTAAATAGTTATTTCGAGATTACCACATCATGGCAGGGGATGTAGAGAAAATTCTGAAAGTTCTTGTTGCCGGCACGGAGCAGGGACCAGACAGAGCATGTCCGCTTGTAGACGTTTCGAGATTCTCGCTCCCGGGCGTTATTACACAGGAATGTTCCGTACAGACATGAGTATGTGTGCTGCACCAGCTTCACCTGCAACACATTTGCATTACTCCTGGTTTTTTATTGCACCAAAAAATTGTATATATGCCACACCTGAATGCATGTCAAGCATACACATTTACAGTGTTTCATTAAACAGTagcaatatgaataaaatataaataattggCAAATGGTCATTATAAGAAAAACACAATATAGCCTAAAGAAATAAAGCGCAATCAATCTATTTATACTCGCATCTTAACAATCTGAACCAAAAACAAGCTGGATTGTGAGATCGATGGAATACAGTATGGGaacaaatggataaaataaaTGGGTCAGTGCACAGGACACACACCAGAAAGGCCTCGGTGAACTCGAACAGGCAGGGGAACTGTTTTAAGAGCTGATGGACGCAATCAAGCCACTGCAGGAAAACCGGGCACTGCTCGTTCACGTCCTCGGCGTTCTCCCCGTGGCCGCAGCGGTCCGCAAACTTGTGACCGAAATCCAGCCACTCCGTTTCCACCAGCACCTGGAAACCCTGCCGAGATGAAACAAACGTGGTTCAAAGTCGGGCAGTAACAGTACCTGCTCTTTAACGGCACTACTATAATTAAACCCTGCGGTGAAAAGGACAAACACTGTGAGAATCAAACCTGCACATGCATTCTGTAAGAAAAAACAAGGGAATGGtcatcatctgggtgacacgGACAGTGGGGTTTCTAAATCGTTACGTTACACAGGTGGAGAAGACGGAAGTACCAAGTGTAACGAAATGATGTTCGGTATGTATTTAAGAGTCCTGGGACAAACATTGataattacagcagcagctcctgGGTACAGATCTACAGTATCCAGTGTGATTATGGAATTAGATTATATAGATATAGTAGAATAAATATAGAGCATGGGGTATACTAGTTAATTTGGATTTGTTTCTTCACACAGAGTGAATAGAGAAGTTTGTTCGGACCGCTCCATCAAGGACACTATAAGATATCGTTAGGAACAACTGGAAGGAACCATAAGAGAGGAAATTTCCTTTAATTTGGCCAAATTTTAGGGCGAATCCCATAACTCTGGTTTACTACAAACTGCCTTCAGTCAATGAAAGATCAGAGAGAATAACACTTTTCTCTCCGGCGTGGTTCAAGTCACTTTGCTTATCCGTGCACCAGTAAGTCCTTTAGATTGTCCTCATGTGCTGTATACTTAGTGTGCATTATATATTTACCAAAATCACCCGTGTTTATTAGATTGTGGTGCCGATTTATGTGCCCTCAGTATTTCACCGCTTTATTCATGTATTTCTACATGTACTGACAGATTTGGTTTTACCTCGATAGTTCTGTAGTAGGGGTCGAGCAGGACCTTGGCGAGAGCCACGATCTGAGGCGTGCGGTCCCAGCCATCGGAGCAGTGTACTAGCACTGGACGTCCGTCCCTCTCCACGGCAGAACTCACCAGGGTGGCTGCCTTCAGCATGACCGACAGGTGCTGCAGCCAGC
This genomic interval carries:
- the mtmr4 gene encoding myotubularin-related protein 4 isoform X1, with the translated sequence MREQGERRQSSRRRKDGFADSAAPASVCLQGDRALPPLAMSRVNRVSCSMLNCFGEEGPPSLEYIQAKDLFPQKELVKEDDSLQVPFPTLQGEGVEFLGRADDAIIAISNYRLHIKFKDSIINMYPGVDTEISVPLRLIEGVESRDMFQLHIICKDSKVVRCHFSTFKQCQEWLKRLNRAIAHPSRLEDLFALAYHAWSLGGCADDEDQHLHLCRPGDHVRHRMETEVKRMGFDMQNAWRVSDINSSYKLCSSYPQKILVPVWITDKELESVASFRSWKRIPVVVYRHQKNGAVIARCSQPEISWWGWRNTEDEYLVTSIAKACVLDPGPRASCRTRGEGADSSDCDFDSSLTVGSGPDASTAPQKLLILDARSYTAAVANRAKGGGCECEEYYPNCEVMFMGMANIHSIRNSFQSLRAVCSQIPDPGNWLSALESTRWLQHLSVMLKAATLVSSAVERDGRPVLVHCSDGWDRTPQIVALAKVLLDPYYRTIEGFQVLVETEWLDFGHKFADRCGHGENAEDVNEQCPVFLQWLDCVHQLLKQFPCLFEFTEAFLVKLVQHTYSCLYGTFLCNNARERESRNVYKRTCSVWSLLRAGNKNFQNFLYIPCHDVILQPVCHTRALQLWTAVYLPTSSPCTAAEDTMEIYLSPSSQGEELTLRSLDRLPKTRSMDNLVCPFENGVALTRTSSDPNLNKHCQEGRPPLEPMMGQGGSFTDNTEFTSDTKSSSDDQDVGTCEETPPSPSSSESYQDSCVNNRPERCLTTQPLPSLPHPLTLEPGSPLSQVPPVLHQTLLQNTSPTLPPSPQEVHARTDHTTCTFTTTEDPPNTPISNGIEKEESINETPDFPSPTAGELLEIKKLTTLVHLEDSTETIKDEYGTVADLHSVQKVSALATNDEKWTQSVKKLLRAQSSSTNGGYREVPRNLSSPVQPGWMSAVKNAALYTSSSFSSAMGPSLRQIPPSVHCVDDDGLPVPLDAVQQRLRQIEASYKQEVEVLRRQVKQLQMKLESRQNSSPPSEPDIYYEDDITCLRESDDGDEEDSLSAHSEDRLSEGSWDRVERKDTEVTRWVPDHMASHCFSCDSEFWIAKRRHHCRNCGNVFCKDCCHLKLPIPDQQLYDPVLVCNSCHDLLLESRTRELRSQQLKKPIATASS
- the mtmr4 gene encoding myotubularin-related protein 4 isoform X4 yields the protein MYPGVDTEISVPLRLIEGVESRDMFQLHIICKDSKVVRCHFSTFKQCQEWLKRLNRAIAHPSRLEDLFALAYHAWSLGGCADDEDQHLHLCRPGDHVRHRMETEVKRMGFDMQNAWRVSDINSSYKLCSSYPQKILVPVWITDKELESVASFRSWKRIPVVVYRHQKNGAVIARCSQPEISWWGWRNTEDEYLVTSIAKACVLDPGPRASCRTRGEGADSSDCDFDSSLTVGSGPDASTAPQKLLILDARSYTAAVANRAKGGGCECEEYYPNCEVMFMGMANIHSIRNSFQSLRAVCSQIPDPGNWLSALESTRWLQHLSVMLKAATLVSSAVERDGRPVLVHCSDGWDRTPQIVALAKVLLDPYYRTIEGFQVLVETEWLDFGHKFADRCGHGENAEDVNEQCPVFLQWLDCVHQLLKQFPCLFEFTEAFLVKLVQHTYSCLYGTFLCNNARERESRNVYKRTCSVWSLLRAGNKNFQNFLYIPCHDVILQPVCHTRALQLWTAVYLPTSSPCTAAEDTMEIYLSPSSQGEELTLRSLDRLPKTRSMDNLVCPFENGVALTRTSSDPNLNKHCQEGRPPLEPMMGQGGSFTDNTEFTSDTKSSSDDQDVGTCEETPPSPSSSESYQDSCVNNRPERCLTTQPLPSLPHPLTLEPGSPLSQVPPVLHQTLLQNTSPTLPPSPQEVHARTDHTTCTFTTTEDPPNTPISNGIEKEESINETPDFPSPTAGELLEIKKLTTLVHLEDSTETIKDEYGTVADLHSVQKVSALATNDEKWTQSVKKLLRAQSSSTNGGYREVPRNLSSPVQPGWMSAVKNAALYTSSSFSSAMGPSLRQIPPSVHCVDDDGLPVPLDAVQQRLRQIEASYKQEVEVLRRQVKQLQMKLESRQNSSPPSEPDIYYEDDITCLRESDDGDEEDSLSAHSEDRLSEGSWDRVERKDTEVTRWVPDHMASHCFSCDSEFWIAKRRHHCRNCGNVFCKDCCHLKLPIPDQQLYDPVLVCNSCHDLLLESRTRELRSQQLKKPIATASS
- the mtmr4 gene encoding myotubularin-related protein 4 isoform X3, translating into MSQSRDPLNTSIDNMGEEGPPSLEYIQAKDLFPQKELVKEDDSLQVPFPTLQGEGVEFLGRADDAIIAISNYRLHIKFKDSIINMYPGVDTEISVPLRLIEGVESRDMFQLHIICKDSKVVRCHFSTFKQCQEWLKRLNRAIAHPSRLEDLFALAYHAWSLGGCADDEDQHLHLCRPGDHVRHRMETEVKRMGFDMQNAWRVSDINSSYKLCSSYPQKILVPVWITDKELESVASFRSWKRIPVVVYRHQKNGAVIARCSQPEISWWGWRNTEDEYLVTSIAKACVLDPGPRASCRTRGEGADSSDCDFDSSLTVGSGPDASTAPQKLLILDARSYTAAVANRAKGGGCECEEYYPNCEVMFMGMANIHSIRNSFQSLRAVCSQIPDPGNWLSALESTRWLQHLSVMLKAATLVSSAVERDGRPVLVHCSDGWDRTPQIVALAKVLLDPYYRTIEGFQVLVETEWLDFGHKFADRCGHGENAEDVNEQCPVFLQWLDCVHQLLKQFPCLFEFTEAFLVKLVQHTYSCLYGTFLCNNARERESRNVYKRTCSVWSLLRAGNKNFQNFLYIPCHDVILQPVCHTRALQLWTAVYLPTSSPCTAAEDTMEIYLSPSSQGEELTLRSLDRLPKTRSMDNLVCPFENGVALTRTSSDPNLNKHCQEGRPPLEPMMGQGGSFTDNTEFTSDTKSSSDDQDVGTCEETPPSPSSSESYQDSCVNNRPERCLTTQPLPSLPHPLTLEPGSPLSQVPPVLHQTLLQNTSPTLPPSPQEVHARTDHTTCTFTTTEDPPNTPISNGIEKEESINETPDFPSPTAGELLEIKKLTTLVHLEDSTETIKDEYGTVADLHSVQKVSALATNDEKWTQSVKKLLRAQSSSTNGGYREVPRNLSSPVQPGWMSAVKNAALYTSSSFSSAMGPSLRQIPPSVHCVDDDGLPVPLDAVQQRLRQIEASYKQEVEVLRRQVKQLQMKLESRQNSSPPSEPDIYYEDDITCLRESDDGDEEDSLSAHSEDRLSEGSWDRVERKDTEVTRWVPDHMASHCFSCDSEFWIAKRRHHCRNCGNVFCKDCCHLKLPIPDQQLYDPVLVCNSCHDLLLESRTRELRSQQLKKPIATASS
- the mtmr4 gene encoding myotubularin-related protein 4 isoform X2, with product MREQGERRQSSRRRKDGFADSAAPASVCLQGDRALPPLAMSRVNRVSCSMLNCFGEEGPPSLEYIQAKDLFPQKELVKEDDSLQVPFPTLQGEGVEFLGRADDAIIAISNYRLHIKFKDSIINVPLRLIEGVESRDMFQLHIICKDSKVVRCHFSTFKQCQEWLKRLNRAIAHPSRLEDLFALAYHAWSLGGCADDEDQHLHLCRPGDHVRHRMETEVKRMGFDMQNAWRVSDINSSYKLCSSYPQKILVPVWITDKELESVASFRSWKRIPVVVYRHQKNGAVIARCSQPEISWWGWRNTEDEYLVTSIAKACVLDPGPRASCRTRGEGADSSDCDFDSSLTVGSGPDASTAPQKLLILDARSYTAAVANRAKGGGCECEEYYPNCEVMFMGMANIHSIRNSFQSLRAVCSQIPDPGNWLSALESTRWLQHLSVMLKAATLVSSAVERDGRPVLVHCSDGWDRTPQIVALAKVLLDPYYRTIEGFQVLVETEWLDFGHKFADRCGHGENAEDVNEQCPVFLQWLDCVHQLLKQFPCLFEFTEAFLVKLVQHTYSCLYGTFLCNNARERESRNVYKRTCSVWSLLRAGNKNFQNFLYIPCHDVILQPVCHTRALQLWTAVYLPTSSPCTAAEDTMEIYLSPSSQGEELTLRSLDRLPKTRSMDNLVCPFENGVALTRTSSDPNLNKHCQEGRPPLEPMMGQGGSFTDNTEFTSDTKSSSDDQDVGTCEETPPSPSSSESYQDSCVNNRPERCLTTQPLPSLPHPLTLEPGSPLSQVPPVLHQTLLQNTSPTLPPSPQEVHARTDHTTCTFTTTEDPPNTPISNGIEKEESINETPDFPSPTAGELLEIKKLTTLVHLEDSTETIKDEYGTVADLHSVQKVSALATNDEKWTQSVKKLLRAQSSSTNGGYREVPRNLSSPVQPGWMSAVKNAALYTSSSFSSAMGPSLRQIPPSVHCVDDDGLPVPLDAVQQRLRQIEASYKQEVEVLRRQVKQLQMKLESRQNSSPPSEPDIYYEDDITCLRESDDGDEEDSLSAHSEDRLSEGSWDRVERKDTEVTRWVPDHMASHCFSCDSEFWIAKRRHHCRNCGNVFCKDCCHLKLPIPDQQLYDPVLVCNSCHDLLLESRTRELRSQQLKKPIATASS